Genomic window (Candidatus Nitrosocosmicus franklandus):
TTCTGGTTTAAATTTAAAACCATCAGTTTATTCAAGTATTTGATACCTGCATTTTACGTTGGACTCATAGGATTAGTCTTTTACATCTTTCCGGCCAATCCTGATCCGATGACATTACCAATAGATCTCGTTAATTCATTTAGAATGGTGACCTTTACTACGATGATCATGTTCTACTTAGTCTTAGGAATAGTGTTTGGCGTGATATGGTACAGATATAAACCTCACGAAGCTACGAGGCTAACGACATCTTAAATTCAAATTTTTGTTAATGATCGTTTGAAAAAATATAAAAATTGCATTTCAATGTAATCACTGCAATCTTTCAAAATCAAAGTATTTGAAGTTTTGATTTGGATTTACAACAAGAGAGTTACATTAAAGTATAAACTTCATAAGGATTGCCTGACTTGATATCTATATACTTCCACTCATTAGTATCGAATGCAATCCGCCTAAAGCCAGTTTGAATTTGGGGATGTAAAAGTTTGTAAACATTCTCTCCGACCGAAATCTTGTTTGGTGGTGTAATTGAGGTGATTTTTGAGGTCACGTTCATGGTATAACTTAAAATGTCTATCTGTGAACTCTTATCATACCCATATTGAAAAATTATGTTTTCTCCCTCATCGATTCCGATTTTGACTGATAAATTCGGAAAATCTTGTTTACTCAGTATGGGATTGATACCATCTTTAATTATACTAATCATTGATTTGGCACATCGGTACGCATTGTCACAGGTTAAATACTTGTTGAATCCTGAAGGAAAGAACGCGATAATTGCATCACCAGCGTACTTTAGAACATACCCGTTAAGGCTTTCTATAACCGAGGACAATTCATGCGAAAATGCACGTATTATTGTTACCAATTTTTCTATGGGTAACGTCATACTCATCTTTGTTGATCCAACCAAATCTGCATACATGATCACTAATGGCACCTTAGTATCCACATGTCGTATAAGATAATCCTGGCCTCTCTTAATTGAAGTATTATACCTATATCTTTCTTTAATGGCACTCCATAATCTGTCTTGTCTTAAATGAACCAAAGTCTTGAGATCAAAAATTTCTGTTTCGCGGGAATCTGCACTACTTTTCTTGTAGATTACATCTTCAAGAACTCGCCTATCATCGTCATCTACAATATCCTTTTTATCGGGGTTCCTGGGATCGTCCCTTCCTCCACTCAAAGAGAAGACTTAAAATTTATGGTTTAAAAAGATTTAGGAAAAATTTCAGATTATCAGAGATGAATACAATAAATTATAGACATCTAAAATGTATACCGATTCAAGATTATTGTTTTAAGAGCAGTGAAAACATACCGGATAATCTAGATTTAGTAATAATACTCTGTATATCACTAGAATGAACTCATAGCTCTTGAGTTGACCATGATTCTAAGTCTCAATAGGGCATCTTGTTTTATAATAATAAGCAAGAGATCTCGGCCAATATTAGTTACATTGTGCGTAGATTTTCTAGGCCTCTACAAGAGATGTCGCTAAAGTGTTGCATTTATTACAAATAGCCAAAACACGTCAGATAATATTAAGGAATTCGATACAAAAGCTAATCGCAAAGACAAATGTCGAAAGGAAAACAACAGGTCAGAAATTTTTGTTAGAGATTCTCTAAAAGGTTGATTTCAAAAGTAAATAACAATGAATAAAGAAGGAACTCGAGAACAGCCACACTTTGGTAAAATATACGTTTAGAAGGATATATTGATAATGAAAGGTTTATCGCGGATTTGAGCAATATTTATGGAAAGTATCGATTTTTGAAGGTGGTGAAAAAGGATTACTGTTGAATTAGTTTTAGCGTATTATTAATAATGTTCCTATGATCTGCATCTACCTCTGTGGTAACCACCAACAAGTGATCATCATCTAATGGAATAGTAATCCTTGTTAATTTCTCGTATTGTGTCATGGCATAAATACCCCTTCCCGTTTTGCTTGTAAGAGATTTCCTCAGACCCCAACGTCCAACTGCTTGAAGATTCGACTTTTGTGATTCCTGTGGGGATAGTAGACTAGTCAATCCTTCTCTCATACCACCATATTTTGTCTCACCAGTCTCATCACAAATACCCGCGAATCGGACCTTGGGATCTATGCCGAGTACGTTTTTACAGATCTGATCATAATCCATGATCATGTAAAAGGCTACCTTGTATTAAACATATCAACTCAGCATTACCTATGAATTTGTGATAATAGGTTTTATGAATAATTTAGATACGTAATTTATAAAAACTAGAAAAAACAAAAAAATCCATAATCACAAAGTGGTAGTAGTAATCATTATAACACCATTTTGATCAAAATATCCGTAGAAAGTCAATATCATCCAAAGAAAAAACAAAGATATTCCGACTTGTCAAGTAGGATATCCTGTCATTATTAGCTGTTGAGAAAGAAACAAAAAATAAGGGCTTAAGTTTTGATGTTTGGAGAAGCCTTTTGTTTGCTTATCAATAGGCCTAATAGAACTACAAATGCAATTTGAAATATTTCTATAATGATGGCCGATTCACCAACACGACCAGCTCTGCCCGTAATAGGGTTATCAGGCATACGTGTTATCGTCCATATTAAAATGAAAGCGATTGTCCCAGCAATACCTATGCAATCCCATGTCAAACCCCACCTCCTAATTGTTGGGATAACCCAAAATATTTGACCAATACCTCCTACCAAAAAGAGGATTGTCATATTAGTATTGGGGGCAGGTAGCATAGTTAAATGCAAGATTCCAGCTATCGCAGTACATATTGATGCAGCAACTGCGATTATAATAGTTAAATTCATTACATTTACTAATCTAAAAACCTATAATAAAATGTAGTTTTAAATGTTATTTTCATATTATAATATAATTTAATAACACACAAGGTTTTGAAATAAAATAATCAATCAATCAATCAACTTACTTGTCAAAAGCCACTATCCATAATGGCAAATATTTTTTCTATTTGCTTTTGATTCTTTCTGAAATTCACAACCGCAATAACAGATATGATCACAGCCAAAGTTATCACAAGATAAATAAAGGATGAATCTCGTGAATCGCTCGCAATTTGGATCCGAATATCATCTGAGAATCCATTAAATACTTCTAAGGACGGTGGCGAGGTCACTGAAAGAAACGACGCTACTATGAGAACAGCTATCCCCAATATTGACTCAACTTTTAAAGTTCTACAGAGGGACTTGAGCATCATAATTCTATTTTCTTGATACTGTCGAGAAGCAATATTAGTTGTGTTACTAGCTTTATCATCTATGTTCTTTATCAAATTAGATATCAGTGACGTGTATTCAAAAATTTTAAGTTGGTTATATCTTCCAATGAAAATTAATGGAAATGCTAATCCAAGCTTTAGAACAAGTAACTGTCCATATAAAGTACTAAATACCGAGTGTAGATTCTGAAGGTGTATATAACCCAAATAGAGCCCAGAAACTCCAATGACACAAAGAGCAATAATAGCAACAAAAGAAAAGTTCATTAAAGAAATGGATGAGTTATGAACACTTATTAGATCATCATAAGTACTGGAAAATGTTATGTTACTATTCGATTTGCTGTCATAGTCAACAGGTTTAAGATTCCTTGTAAGAATTAATGAAAGATAAAACAAACCGCCTATCCAAATTGATACAGCCATGAAATGGATCCAATCCATTGACACTGCCAAGGTAGAATAAGAGGGGAGAGAATTACTGTGGCTGACCATACTATTAGAATAGAGATTAATTGAAGAAATAATCATTGCAGTCAATAAAAAAATTTGACTAAGTTTGTTATCACTAGAATGATTTATTCTATTTGTAGTGTGGTTATCCAGATTATCGCTATTGTTAAAAATTGCTCGCCCTCTGAGTCTATACAAATAATATAAAATAATCACTAATGTCATTATGGCAAAAGAAGTCCCGATACGCAGCATCCAAACTTGTCCTACAGAGGTAGTAAATAAAATGTCAAATGCAGAGTAAATGTCGAGTTCCAAATTCTGAGACAGCTGATATGATTGAAGTAAAATTATACAAGTAGAAAAAAATACTATAGATACGGAACAAATTATCACTATAAAAAAGACTTTCTTTAAAATTCTTGTATTAAGGTACACATCCTGTTTCACTGAATAATATGGTTTATTATTACCATCTTTTCGTGTCTGTTTTAAAAATTTACTAAAAAGAAAGCAATTAAAGATTATCCCGAAAACTGCTACTTGAGATATAATAACCAAAGATTTTAAAATTGCGTCATTTACAGAAGTTACTGCTTCAGACGATGAAGAAGCATCAAAGGCGCTTTCAACTTGGGCGAATGCAAAAGAATTGAAACTAACTAAATAAAATAAAACGATGATCACAAGTAAAAAGAATACAATTATTTTAGAGATGGACATAGGATGTAGAAGTAGATCTCAAATAAGATTTTATCAAAAAATTAATTGGAGGTCCTATTTAACGCTTGGCTTACCTCATATTGAGAAATATATGGTTCAGGGAAACCTATTCGTTCTTCAGGACAACCAAATCCGCCCAATAAGGCTTTTCTTTCAACTCCTTCTGATATTTGTACTGTTGAATTATCAGATTGTGCTGCCTCTCCGCCTGCGGGATTACATGAAAATGTTACATCAAATGCTGTTCCATTAATATCCCCAAAAATTCTATAATTATAGGTAGTTGCAATAGTGGGATAAAATGGTTCAGATTCGTAACTGCCAAGTTCTCCAAAGGCAGGTTCCAAGTTTAAGGTCATATTCTTATCTCCAGCTGAGATTTCTACTTTTAACGATTCTTCTAATCCAGTTACAGGTTTAGTGCCATTTGCCCTTGAGTCAATTGGATTAGAAGGATCAGGATACATAGCCCTTAGTTCGACACCTGTTTTATCATCTACAGAAATAGGTTCATTTAATGAGCCAACAACAAACAAATAGTCTTGACCATTGATATTAAATAATGCTCTTTGGTGTGCATATGACATTTGTAAGCTAGGTGCTGTTACCAACATAGATGTAGCAATTAGAACTCCGACGAGCATGAAATGAAATCTTTTCATAATCTTTGTCACCATGAATACAATTATAATGTTTTTTGTACAACATTCGAATAGGGGAAAATCATAAATCAGAAAAATAAATATGAAACGAAATCAACGGCTAAAAATAAAGTTGAGATCTGCTTCGAACGTTGTACAACAAGTATTATAATATTTATCAGGTAATTATAGATATGAAATTTATTATCGTTATGGTTGTTGCGCTTTCATATGTCTTGGGAACAGGCTTGTCATTCTTTCCCGTCTTTGGCCATGCCAGTCCAGTTACATATGACCCTGCGCCAAATACTGTATTAGATTCCTCCAAATCATTACCAAATGAGGTAAAGATAACTTTTACTGAAAGACCTGAATTAAGGGCAAGCAACATCAAAGTATTAAATTCAGATAATGAGAGAATAGATTCTAATGATTTGAAAACGATAGATTCTGACAAAACCATCTCTACGGCAATAGATAAATCCAAAATCACCCCTGGAGTGTATACAGTAGATTGGTCTGTTTTGTCGAAAGATGACGGACATATTACGAAAGGCTCCTATGTATTTACAGTGAAAGATAAGAATATCTCCCAGGTTATAAACCAGCAGGCAAATCCAAGCACAAATGGATCTATAGGTTATGTTGAAAATTATACGACCCCAGATAGTATAGTTCTTAATTTGAACATCATGCCCTACAGAGTTGGTCAAAACAATTTCACTGTAAACATTGACCATGAAAATGGGACTGCTGTAGAAAATA
Coding sequences:
- a CDS encoding DUF6659 family protein, which codes for MDYDQICKNVLGIDPKVRFAGICDETGETKYGGMREGLTSLLSPQESQKSNLQAVGRWGLRKSLTSKTGRGIYAMTQYEKLTRITIPLDDDHLLVVTTEVDADHRNIINNTLKLIQQ
- a CDS encoding copper resistance CopC family protein encodes the protein MKFIIVMVVALSYVLGTGLSFFPVFGHASPVTYDPAPNTVLDSSKSLPNEVKITFTERPELRASNIKVLNSDNERIDSNDLKTIDSDKTISTAIDKSKITPGVYTVDWSVLSKDDGHITKGSYVFTVKDKNISQVINQQANPSTNGSIGYVENYTTPDSIVLNLNIMPYRVGQNNFTVNIDHENGTAVENIRNVFLEFSNPERNLGPIAESMEKTKVGEFFKSGSFISQEGNWQIKVIVQRINDYDINHTFEISIKN
- a CDS encoding adenylate/guanylate cyclase domain-containing protein translates to MSGGRDDPRNPDKKDIVDDDDRRVLEDVIYKKSSADSRETEIFDLKTLVHLRQDRLWSAIKERYRYNTSIKRGQDYLIRHVDTKVPLVIMYADLVGSTKMSMTLPIEKLVTIIRAFSHELSSVIESLNGYVLKYAGDAIIAFFPSGFNKYLTCDNAYRCAKSMISIIKDGINPILSKQDFPNLSVKIGIDEGENIIFQYGYDKSSQIDILSYTMNVTSKITSITPPNKISVGENVYKLLHPQIQTGFRRIAFDTNEWKYIDIKSGNPYEVYTLM
- a CDS encoding copper resistance D family protein, with the protein product MSISKIIVFFLLVIIVLFYLVSFNSFAFAQVESAFDASSSSEAVTSVNDAILKSLVIISQVAVFGIIFNCFLFSKFLKQTRKDGNNKPYYSVKQDVYLNTRILKKVFFIVIICSVSIVFFSTCIILLQSYQLSQNLELDIYSAFDILFTTSVGQVWMLRIGTSFAIMTLVIILYYLYRLRGRAIFNNSDNLDNHTTNRINHSSDNKLSQIFLLTAMIISSINLYSNSMVSHSNSLPSYSTLAVSMDWIHFMAVSIWIGGLFYLSLILTRNLKPVDYDSKSNSNITFSSTYDDLISVHNSSISLMNFSFVAIIALCVIGVSGLYLGYIHLQNLHSVFSTLYGQLLVLKLGLAFPLIFIGRYNQLKIFEYTSLISNLIKNIDDKASNTTNIASRQYQENRIMMLKSLCRTLKVESILGIAVLIVASFLSVTSPPSLEVFNGFSDDIRIQIASDSRDSSFIYLVITLAVIISVIAVVNFRKNQKQIEKIFAIMDSGF